A single window of Phaenicophaeus curvirostris isolate KB17595 chromosome 7, BPBGC_Pcur_1.0, whole genome shotgun sequence DNA harbors:
- the YBEY gene encoding endoribonuclease YbeY isoform X1 gives MSVVLRNAQRSVPLRRVPLRRAVCVLRAALGASRFAVGVVCAGDPLMRRLNGAYRQRHEPTDVLSFPFHRLAPGQLPRPRCRDDYNLGDIFLGVELIHRQCRDSGEDFGAVLAITAAHGLCHLLGYRHSTPGEWRQMYEKEAEILEALSRATGASLRPLTAGLF, from the exons ATGAGCGTGGTGCTGCGGAACGCTCAGCGGTCGGTCCCGCTTCGCCGCGTCCCGCTCCGCCGCGCCGTGTGCGTGCTGCGCGCCGCGCTGGGCGCCTCCCGGTTCGCCGTGGGGGTGGTGTGCGCCGGGGACCCGCTGATGCGGCGCCTCAACGGCGCCTACCGGCAGCGCCACGAGCCCACCGACGTCCTCTCCTTCCCGTTCCACCGCCTGGCGCCGGGGCAGCTGCCGCGGCCGCGCTGCCGCGACGACTACAACCTCGGGGATATCTTCCTGGGCGTGGAGCTCATCCACCGGCAGTGCCGGGACTCGGGCGAGGACTTCGGCGCCGTCCTGGCG ATAACGGCGGCGCACGGGCTGTGTCACCTGCTCGGCTACCGGCACAGCACACCGGGGGAGTGGCGGCAG ATGTACGAGAAGGAGGCGGAGATCCTGGAGGCGCTGAGCCGCGCCACCGGCGCCAGCCTGCGGCCGCTGACCGCCGGGCTCTTCTGA
- the YBEY gene encoding endoribonuclease YbeY isoform X2: MSVVLRNAQRSVPLRRVPLRRAVCVLRAALGASRFAVGVVCAGDPLMRRLNGAYRQRHEPTDVLSFPFHRLAPGQLPRPRCRDDYNLGDIFLGVELIHRQCRDSGEDFGAVLAMYEKEAEILEALSRATGASLRPLTAGLF; the protein is encoded by the exons ATGAGCGTGGTGCTGCGGAACGCTCAGCGGTCGGTCCCGCTTCGCCGCGTCCCGCTCCGCCGCGCCGTGTGCGTGCTGCGCGCCGCGCTGGGCGCCTCCCGGTTCGCCGTGGGGGTGGTGTGCGCCGGGGACCCGCTGATGCGGCGCCTCAACGGCGCCTACCGGCAGCGCCACGAGCCCACCGACGTCCTCTCCTTCCCGTTCCACCGCCTGGCGCCGGGGCAGCTGCCGCGGCCGCGCTGCCGCGACGACTACAACCTCGGGGATATCTTCCTGGGCGTGGAGCTCATCCACCGGCAGTGCCGGGACTCGGGCGAGGACTTCGGCGCCGTCCTGGCG ATGTACGAGAAGGAGGCGGAGATCCTGGAGGCGCTGAGCCGCGCCACCGGCGCCAGCCTGCGGCCGCTGACCGCCGGGCTCTTCTGA
- the YBEY gene encoding endoribonuclease YbeY isoform X3: MSVVLRNAQRSVPLRRVPLRRAVCVLRAALGASRFAVGVVCAGDPLMRRLNGAYRQRHEPTDVLSFPFHRLAPGQLPRPRCRDDYNLGDIFLGVELIHRQCRDSGEDFGAVLAGLVLGL; encoded by the coding sequence ATGAGCGTGGTGCTGCGGAACGCTCAGCGGTCGGTCCCGCTTCGCCGCGTCCCGCTCCGCCGCGCCGTGTGCGTGCTGCGCGCCGCGCTGGGCGCCTCCCGGTTCGCCGTGGGGGTGGTGTGCGCCGGGGACCCGCTGATGCGGCGCCTCAACGGCGCCTACCGGCAGCGCCACGAGCCCACCGACGTCCTCTCCTTCCCGTTCCACCGCCTGGCGCCGGGGCAGCTGCCGCGGCCGCGCTGCCGCGACGACTACAACCTCGGGGATATCTTCCTGGGCGTGGAGCTCATCCACCGGCAGTGCCGGGACTCGGGCGAGGACTTCGGCGCCGTCCTGGCG